A stretch of the Clavibacter sp. B3I6 genome encodes the following:
- a CDS encoding VOC family protein: MSGPGGSAVPALLDHVVIAGPDLAALVAWFAERTGVEAEPGGVHPSGTANALVAFTVDGVRGPWYLELIGPDPARVDRTVPTRFGIAGLTAPRVVTYAIHPSAIADVAARAREAGEDPGPVSDLSRRTPDGTLLEWRLTHPRGDRPDVPFLIDWGSTPQPGTTIGPAVELVAFTQTAADPTPTEAARAALDLPPGSLADLAAGPRDGYALRLRRADGTPVDL, translated from the coding sequence GTGAGCGGCCCCGGTGGCTCCGCCGTGCCCGCGCTCCTCGACCACGTCGTCATCGCGGGCCCGGACCTCGCGGCCCTCGTCGCGTGGTTCGCCGAGCGCACGGGCGTCGAGGCCGAGCCCGGGGGCGTGCACCCCAGCGGCACGGCGAACGCGCTCGTCGCGTTCACGGTCGACGGCGTCCGCGGCCCGTGGTACCTCGAGCTCATCGGCCCGGATCCGGCGCGCGTCGACCGCACGGTGCCCACGCGCTTCGGGATCGCCGGGCTGACGGCGCCGCGCGTCGTCACCTACGCGATCCACCCGTCCGCCATCGCCGATGTCGCGGCCCGAGCGCGCGAGGCGGGCGAGGATCCGGGACCCGTGTCGGACCTGTCCCGGCGGACGCCCGACGGCACCCTCCTCGAATGGCGCCTCACGCACCCGCGCGGCGACCGGCCGGACGTGCCGTTCCTCATCGACTGGGGATCCACGCCGCAGCCGGGCACGACGATCGGCCCGGCCGTCGAGCTCGTCGCGTTCACCCAGACGGCGGCGGATCCGACGCCCACCGAGGCCGCCCGCGCCGCCCTCGACCTGCCGCCGGGCTCCCTCGCGGACCTCGCGGCGGGCCCGCGCGACGGCTACGCGCTGCGGCTGCGCCGGGCCGACGGGACGCCGGTCGACCTCTGA
- a CDS encoding serine protease — translation MTRAVVRGVVTTVVLGGCLAPALSLSSTSAHAAPEPASRADAAAEAPTVVDLPGDAAAEALAYWTPERIAETDRATAEAAGSAAGSIPAGAQAASDPAASLAGPAAGPPPISEARRAAPVPHIGRLYLGYAGASTNCSANAVASTNGLTVATAAHCMDDETDGAPRYTVFVPAYDGGAMPYGEWPVTRVTITAGWHGSYDPHLDTAFLTVASPTGRTLTDTVGASAVEFGASRSLYSSLYGYPALGKYDSQHLWTCRGPAEPAEFDDGQGVGCSMTPGASGGPWFDGVGPSGAQYSVSTNAGDGRLFSPGWGPVIRAAYLKAAS, via the coding sequence ATGACGCGCGCGGTCGTCCGGGGCGTCGTGACCACGGTGGTCCTCGGCGGGTGCCTGGCCCCGGCCCTGTCGCTGTCGTCGACGTCCGCGCACGCCGCCCCCGAGCCCGCGTCGAGAGCGGATGCCGCCGCCGAGGCCCCGACCGTCGTGGACCTGCCCGGCGACGCCGCCGCCGAGGCCCTCGCGTACTGGACGCCCGAGCGCATCGCCGAGACCGATCGCGCCACGGCCGAGGCGGCGGGATCCGCAGCGGGCTCCATCCCCGCCGGAGCGCAGGCCGCCTCCGATCCGGCCGCGTCCCTCGCCGGCCCGGCCGCCGGGCCCCCTCCGATCTCCGAGGCCCGCCGCGCGGCGCCCGTCCCGCACATCGGGCGCCTCTACCTCGGCTACGCAGGCGCGTCCACGAACTGCAGCGCCAACGCGGTCGCGTCGACGAACGGGCTGACCGTCGCGACCGCCGCGCACTGCATGGACGACGAGACGGACGGCGCCCCGCGGTACACGGTGTTCGTCCCCGCGTACGACGGGGGTGCGATGCCGTACGGCGAGTGGCCCGTCACGCGCGTCACCATCACGGCCGGCTGGCACGGGTCGTACGACCCGCACCTCGACACCGCGTTCCTCACGGTCGCCAGCCCCACGGGTCGCACGCTCACGGACACGGTCGGGGCGTCCGCCGTGGAGTTCGGAGCGAGCCGCTCCCTGTACTCGAGCCTCTACGGCTACCCCGCCCTCGGGAAGTACGACTCGCAGCACCTGTGGACGTGCCGCGGACCGGCCGAGCCGGCAGAGTTCGACGACGGCCAGGGCGTCGGCTGCTCGATGACGCCGGGAGCCTCCGGAGGACCCTGGTTCGACGGCGTCGGCCCCTCCGGTGCGCAGTACTCGGTCAGCACGAACGCCGGCGACGGCCGCCTGTTCTCCCCTGGCTGGGGCCCCGTGATCCGCGCCGCCTACCTGAAGGCCGCTTCCTGA
- a CDS encoding DinB family protein — protein MTSDSPDTAGGADADALGPDDRPLPPRADERACLTGFLALNRATVIRKARGLSDADGARRVLPSATSISGVLRHLADVERSWTVETMEAGDYDRRFGGDDDPDGEWRVGPEDSLAEIVADYERACAESDAVIARHDLDDIAAAGPPEEMPSLRWIVVHLIEETARHAGHVDVIRELVDGVTGE, from the coding sequence ATGACGAGCGACAGCCCCGACACGGCGGGCGGCGCGGATGCCGACGCCCTCGGCCCCGACGACCGCCCCCTCCCGCCGCGCGCCGACGAGCGCGCCTGCCTCACCGGCTTCCTCGCGCTCAACCGCGCCACCGTGATCCGCAAGGCCCGCGGCCTCTCCGACGCCGACGGCGCGCGGCGCGTCCTCCCCAGCGCCACGTCGATCTCCGGCGTGCTGCGCCACCTGGCCGACGTCGAGCGGTCGTGGACCGTGGAGACCATGGAGGCCGGCGACTACGACCGGCGGTTCGGGGGCGACGACGATCCCGACGGCGAGTGGCGCGTCGGCCCCGAGGACTCCCTCGCGGAGATCGTCGCGGACTACGAGCGGGCCTGCGCGGAGAGCGACGCCGTCATCGCGCGGCACGACCTCGACGACATCGCCGCCGCCGGGCCGCCCGAGGAGATGCCGTCCCTGCGCTGGATCGTGGTGCACCTTATCGAGGAGACGGCGCGCCACGCGGGCCACGTCGACGTGATCCGGGAGCTCGTCGACGGCGTCACGGGCGAGTGA
- a CDS encoding serine protease, whose product MTPRTAPPTRARISASAAVCVAAALLVVAPTAEAAGHAAGAGSTSFSVAPDRAATAVAFWTPERRAAATPTTGSGSVAAAAPRPTGAVDDRAAAETGHAQRVPRVSHMGRMYFTIGDDTRWCTANVVESPNRSTIATAAHCVTQGGKYASSMVFYPDEQGGDAPFGAWAVVGGRVTAGYTAGGDDDALDSAFLVVARDQDHVDITSRVGASPVLFDVPARQAVTAYGYPGAGRFDGTSLQRCTATGSQVSPQQIAFRCDMTGGASGGPILAGDSSEAPQFANIANVYGDESHNLGPLWQGLQHEAYDEASVIAN is encoded by the coding sequence ATGACCCCCCGCACCGCACCGCCCACCCGCGCCCGGATCTCGGCGTCCGCCGCCGTCTGCGTCGCCGCCGCCCTCCTCGTCGTCGCCCCCACCGCCGAGGCGGCCGGCCACGCCGCGGGCGCGGGCAGCACGTCGTTCTCCGTGGCACCCGATCGCGCTGCCACCGCCGTCGCCTTCTGGACGCCCGAGAGGCGGGCAGCCGCGACCCCGACCACCGGATCGGGATCCGTGGCCGCCGCCGCCCCGCGGCCCACCGGTGCGGTGGACGACCGCGCGGCGGCCGAGACGGGGCACGCGCAACGCGTCCCCCGCGTGTCGCACATGGGCCGCATGTACTTCACGATCGGCGACGACACGCGCTGGTGCACCGCCAACGTCGTCGAGTCGCCCAACCGCTCGACCATCGCGACGGCCGCCCACTGCGTGACGCAGGGCGGGAAGTACGCGTCGTCGATGGTCTTCTACCCGGACGAGCAAGGGGGCGACGCACCCTTCGGCGCGTGGGCCGTCGTCGGCGGGAGGGTCACCGCGGGCTACACCGCGGGCGGCGACGACGACGCCCTGGACTCGGCGTTCCTCGTCGTCGCGCGGGACCAGGACCACGTGGACATCACGAGCCGGGTGGGCGCGTCCCCCGTCCTCTTCGACGTGCCGGCGCGCCAGGCGGTCACCGCGTACGGATACCCCGGGGCGGGACGATTCGACGGCACGTCGCTCCAACGCTGCACGGCGACGGGCAGCCAGGTCTCGCCCCAGCAGATCGCCTTCCGGTGCGACATGACCGGCGGCGCGTCCGGCGGACCGATCCTCGCCGGGGACTCCTCCGAGGCCCCGCAGTTCGCGAACATCGCGAACGTCTACGGCGACGAGTCCCACAACCTCGGACCGCTCTGGCAGGGACTCCAGCACGAGGCGTACGACGAGGCGTCCGTCATCGCGAACTGA
- a CDS encoding LLM class flavin-dependent oxidoreductase: MPDARPPLRFAAFVMNTASHIQHGLWRHPSARQHEFDDVQLWVDLARTLERGRFDAMFFADVVGLYGPGDGAYDVNAREGLQFPSNDPSVLISALAVSTEHLGFAFTSSVLQAHPFDFARKVSTLDHISKGRIAWNVVTSALDGAARNFGHDGLEDHDARYAWADEYLEVVYKLWEGSWDDDALQRDKERGVFSDASRIHRIDHEGPRYRVAGPHLSSPSPQRTPVLFQAGSSPVGRRFAARNAEAQFILSSTPEKTRALIEDTRALAVDAGRRADDLSFWLGLSFITGSTEEEAKRNEAEIDEHLSADGFLLHSNLGFDPKTGEQLDPATPLSQVETQAGQSHLNWLREASPDREPTIADLARLSAKLRGRVVGTPEQIADVLAGWQEAGVDGIIVINWTLPGSYEDFVDHVTPVLQERGLQQREYAPGTLRHKLTGRDRLPESHPAAAYRGAFS; this comes from the coding sequence ATGCCCGACGCCCGGCCCCCGCTCCGCTTCGCCGCGTTCGTGATGAACACCGCCAGCCACATCCAGCACGGGCTGTGGCGGCACCCGTCGGCCCGGCAGCACGAGTTCGACGACGTCCAGCTGTGGGTGGACCTCGCGAGGACCCTCGAGCGCGGCCGCTTCGACGCCATGTTCTTCGCCGACGTCGTGGGCCTCTACGGACCGGGCGACGGCGCCTACGACGTGAACGCGCGCGAGGGCCTCCAGTTCCCGAGCAACGACCCGTCCGTGCTGATCTCCGCGCTCGCCGTGAGCACCGAGCACCTCGGATTCGCGTTCACGAGCTCGGTGCTGCAGGCGCACCCGTTCGACTTCGCCCGCAAGGTGTCGACGCTCGACCACATCTCGAAGGGCCGCATCGCCTGGAACGTCGTGACCAGCGCGCTCGACGGCGCCGCCCGCAACTTCGGCCACGACGGCCTCGAGGACCACGACGCCCGCTACGCCTGGGCCGACGAGTACCTCGAGGTCGTCTACAAGCTGTGGGAGGGCTCGTGGGACGACGACGCGCTCCAGCGCGACAAGGAGCGCGGGGTGTTCTCGGACGCGTCGCGGATCCACCGCATCGACCACGAGGGGCCGCGCTACAGGGTCGCGGGTCCGCACCTGTCGTCGCCGTCGCCGCAGCGGACGCCCGTGCTGTTCCAGGCCGGATCCTCACCCGTCGGCCGCCGCTTCGCCGCCCGGAACGCGGAGGCGCAGTTCATCCTGTCGTCGACGCCCGAGAAGACCCGCGCCCTCATCGAGGACACCCGGGCGCTCGCCGTGGACGCCGGCCGCCGGGCGGACGACCTCTCCTTCTGGCTGGGGCTCTCCTTCATCACCGGGAGCACGGAGGAGGAGGCGAAGCGCAACGAGGCCGAGATCGACGAGCACCTGAGCGCCGACGGCTTCCTCCTGCACTCCAACCTCGGCTTCGACCCGAAGACGGGCGAGCAGCTGGATCCGGCGACGCCGCTCTCCCAGGTCGAGACGCAGGCCGGGCAGAGCCACCTGAACTGGCTGCGGGAGGCGTCGCCCGACCGCGAGCCGACCATCGCGGACCTCGCCCGGCTCTCCGCGAAGCTGCGCGGCCGGGTCGTGGGCACCCCCGAGCAGATCGCGGACGTGCTCGCGGGCTGGCAGGAGGCGGGCGTGGATGGGATCATCGTCATCAACTGGACCCTGCCCGGCAGCTACGAGGACTTCGTCGACCACGTGACGCCCGTGCTCCAGGAGCGCGGCCTGCAGCAGCGCGAGTACGCGCCCGGGACGCTCCGGCACAAGCTCACCGGGCGCGACCGGCTGCCGGAGTCGCACCCGGCGGCGGCGTACCGGGGCGCGTTCTCGTGA